The sequence TCGGCAACATACAGGGTCCGTGTGTGTTCCCATCCCGCCAGAAGCGGTTCCAGCCGTTCCGGCATACGCATGTCGGGAACTGTGCTGCGCTCGCATTGCTCGGCCGCTTCAATCGCGGTTGCCCGCAAACGCTCGACATTGACGCGCTGGCTGTTGGTGCGGCTGGTCAGGACGGGCCACAGGACCGATGCACCCAGCTCTGTTGCTTTTTGGACAATCATGTCCGTTCCGTCTTTCTTGACCGGGGCAAACAGCAGCCAGACGTCCGGGATACCGGTGTCTGGCTGTGGGCGCAGGCAGGACAGGGCGCGTAATTCCACGCGCTGACGATCAAGGTGCACAATATCGGCCAGCCAGTCTCCATCCTGCCCGTTGAACAGACACACCCGGTCCGCAGGGCGGGCCCGCAGGACCGACCCCAGATAACGGGCTTGTCCGGCATCAGCCAGGACAGATGCATCCTTGGCCAGACGGGCAGAAACAAACAGGCGGCACAGCACACGTGCGGACATGGGATCTCCGGTTGGAACAAGCGGGACATATCATCCCGTG comes from Haematospirillum jordaniae and encodes:
- a CDS encoding 16S rRNA (uracil(1498)-N(3))-methyltransferase — translated: MSARVLCRLFVSARLAKDASVLADAGQARYLGSVLRARPADRVCLFNGQDGDWLADIVHLDRQRVELRALSCLRPQPDTGIPDVWLLFAPVKKDGTDMIVQKATELGASVLWPVLTSRTNSQRVNVERLRATAIEAAEQCERSTVPDMRMPERLEPLLAGWEHTRTLYVADETGRGDPVATVLAREASGPAAFLTGPEGGFDPRETELLHQAPFVRPVSLGPRILRAETAAMASLTCWQAINGDWSHPLIRPY